A region of Theileria annulata chromosome 2, complete sequence, *** SEQUENCING IN PROGRESS *** DNA encodes the following proteins:
- a CDS encoding 50S ribosomal protein L22, putative (chr2.C.cand.167 - signal peptide, 50s ribosomal protein l22, no predicted apicoplast target sequence;~Signal peptide predicted for TA14270 by SignalP 2.0 HMM (Signal peptide probability 0.993, signal anchor probability 0.000) with cleavage site probability 0.872 between residues 15 and 16) — protein sequence MLIFLILLLVNSSECFLILSQKFNYTKSGNFALYPSHRLTVSEKMEKIHIINSELPIRKYSADSPEVRMMENTLKQKRRSYLDALKAKELGIPVRKRHKGGRMDKPILERTASAHAKYLFLSPTKLTKILRQIKKMPVLLALGDLAQRGSNRYAVAIFKVIKSALFNAKRLYENSEEPLKFRFRELSATPGGVVKKPLFRAKGRCDVIRKPKAHLKVVLSC from the exons atgttaatatttttgatattattgCTAGTTAATTCTTCAGAATgtttcttaattttatcgcaaaaatttaattacaCCAAATCTGGCAATTTTGCCCTGTACCCTTCCCATAGGTTAACAGTTTCCGAAAAGATGGAAAAG ATCCATATTATAAATTCTGAGCTCCCAATTCGTAAATACTCTGCTGATAGTCCGGAAGTTCGGATGATGGAGAACACCCTTAAGCAGAAGCGAAGGTCATACCTTGACGCCCTAAAGGCTAAGGAGCTTGGAATCCCAGTTAGAAAGAGACACAAAGGTGGTAGGATGGACAAACCAATCCTTGAAAGAACAGCTTCAGCCCACGCCAAATATTTGTTTCTTTCGCCTACTAAGTTGACAAAGATTTTGAGGCAGATTAAGAAGATGCCTGTGCTCCTGGCCCTGGGAGACCTCGCTCAACGCGGCTCTAATAGATATGCTGTCGCAATTTTTAAGGTTATTAAATCAGCCCTTTTCAACGCCAAACGTCTCTACGAGAACTCCGAAGAGCCTTTAAAGTTCAGGTTCAGGGAACTTTCCGCCACACCTGGCGGAGTTGTTAAGAAACCCTTATTTAGGGCCAAGGGTCGATGTGACGTTATTAGGAAACCTAAAGCGCACTTAAAAGTAGTTTTATCTTGTTAA